In the genome of Flavobacteriales bacterium, one region contains:
- the pheS gene encoding phenylalanine--tRNA ligase subunit alpha, giving the protein MLEEVKKFVKEIESVQVSTTEALESFRLEWLSRKGKVQSLFARFREAPSDIKRQLGQELNQLKQLAQEKFDEAAGRLTQSGGASEFSMDLTLPGEGIMLGSRHPLSLVRNEIIDIFNRIGFVVSDGPEIESDWNNFSALNMPEDHPARDMQDTFFMHKDPDVVLRTHTSSVQVRVMNNQHPPIRTISPGRVYRNEAISARAHCLFHQVEGLCIDEHASFADLKQVLEFFATEMFGAKTKIRLRPSFFPFTEPSAEMDISCNICGGEGCNICKHSGWVEILGCGMVDPAVLNNCGIDSEKYTGYAFGMGIERIAILKHRVNDIRLFFENDIRFINQFTSSF; this is encoded by the coding sequence ATGTTGGAAGAAGTAAAAAAATTTGTCAAAGAGATAGAAAGTGTCCAGGTATCCACAACGGAAGCTTTGGAATCTTTCCGCTTGGAATGGTTGAGCAGGAAGGGCAAGGTACAGTCGTTGTTTGCCAGATTCAGAGAGGCACCATCGGATATCAAGCGCCAGCTGGGGCAGGAATTGAACCAGCTCAAGCAGTTGGCCCAGGAAAAATTCGATGAGGCGGCGGGCCGTCTCACGCAATCCGGCGGCGCTTCGGAATTTTCCATGGACCTCACGTTGCCTGGTGAGGGCATCATGCTGGGCAGCAGACATCCCTTGTCATTGGTTAGAAATGAGATTATAGATATTTTCAACCGCATCGGGTTTGTTGTATCGGATGGTCCTGAGATCGAAAGTGACTGGAACAATTTCTCAGCACTGAACATGCCTGAGGATCATCCGGCGCGGGACATGCAGGACACCTTTTTCATGCACAAGGATCCCGACGTGGTGCTCAGAACCCATACATCATCCGTGCAGGTCAGGGTTATGAACAATCAACACCCCCCCATTCGAACGATTTCTCCGGGTCGTGTTTACCGAAATGAAGCCATTTCAGCCCGGGCACACTGCCTGTTTCACCAGGTGGAAGGATTGTGCATAGATGAGCATGCAAGCTTTGCAGATCTTAAGCAGGTGCTTGAATTCTTTGCAACAGAAATGTTCGGTGCCAAAACAAAAATACGCCTGCGCCCTTCATTCTTCCCCTTTACGGAACCATCTGCGGAGATGGACATATCATGTAACATCTGCGGAGGAGAAGGATGCAACATTTGCAAACATTCAGGGTGGGTCGAAATCCTGGGTTGTGGGATGGTTGACCCTGCCGTGTTGAACAATTGTGGAATCGACAGTGAGAAGTATACAGGTTATGCGTTCGGCATGGGCATAGAACGGATCGCCATCCTCAAACACAGGGTGAATGACATCCGATTGTTTTTTGAAAATGACATCCGTTTCATCAATCAGTTCACTTCTTCCTTCTGA
- the rseP gene encoding RIP metalloprotease RseP → MEILNMVGQLILGLSILVILHELGHFVAARYFGIKVEKFYLFFDAWNKRLFKFRKGDTEYGVGWLPLGGYVKIAGMIDESMDTEQMKQPPQPWEFRTKPAWQRLIVMLGGIIVNAVLGVLIFWMLAFIYGETYLPNSEVKNGIFAYPIAQEIGFATGDKLVAVNGEPLVRFDEIRSPNVLLGDVRVTVLRDGKETDVYIPDDFMGKIADVGADKFLEPRQTFYVEEVAKNSHADEAGLQANDRITAVNDVTVPYFHEFQEALAANAGHAVNLKILRDGKEMSLKADVTEEGTLGFLPHSDFQMATQKFSFFGAFRKGMTRAWSTIADNARGFGKVLTGKVDASKSVQGPIGIMKIYGTVWRWERFWTITGLLSLVLAFMNLLPIPALDGGHVLFTLVEMIKGKPLSERFLERAQVFGAVVLLTLMVLIIGNDVWRLVFD, encoded by the coding sequence ATAGAGATTTTGAATATGGTAGGCCAGTTGATTCTGGGTCTTTCCATCCTTGTTATCCTCCACGAATTGGGGCACTTTGTTGCCGCACGCTATTTCGGTATCAAAGTGGAGAAGTTTTATTTGTTCTTTGACGCATGGAACAAACGTTTGTTCAAGTTTCGCAAAGGTGATACCGAATACGGAGTGGGTTGGCTTCCCCTGGGTGGCTATGTGAAAATTGCCGGTATGATTGACGAGTCAATGGATACCGAACAAATGAAGCAACCGCCTCAGCCATGGGAATTCCGCACCAAGCCGGCATGGCAACGATTGATTGTGATGCTGGGAGGTATTATCGTTAATGCAGTTCTTGGGGTACTTATCTTTTGGATGTTGGCATTCATTTATGGCGAGACATATCTTCCTAACTCCGAAGTGAAAAACGGAATCTTTGCGTACCCGATCGCTCAGGAAATTGGCTTTGCGACGGGTGATAAGCTGGTTGCGGTAAACGGGGAACCATTGGTTCGTTTTGATGAGATACGTAGTCCGAACGTGCTGTTGGGTGATGTGCGGGTGACCGTTCTTCGCGATGGAAAAGAAACGGATGTATACATACCCGATGATTTCATGGGAAAAATCGCTGATGTGGGTGCAGACAAGTTCCTGGAACCCAGACAAACCTTCTACGTGGAGGAGGTTGCGAAAAACAGCCATGCGGATGAGGCCGGCTTGCAAGCCAACGACAGGATAACAGCGGTTAATGATGTAACTGTCCCCTACTTTCACGAATTCCAGGAAGCTTTGGCGGCCAATGCCGGACATGCGGTGAACCTGAAGATACTTAGAGACGGAAAGGAAATGAGTTTGAAAGCGGATGTGACCGAAGAGGGAACGCTGGGATTCCTTCCCCATAGCGATTTCCAGATGGCCACACAGAAATTCAGTTTCTTCGGCGCTTTCCGAAAGGGCATGACGAGGGCATGGTCTACCATAGCAGACAATGCACGTGGTTTCGGAAAGGTGTTGACCGGAAAAGTGGATGCCTCCAAATCTGTACAAGGTCCGATCGGTATCATGAAAATTTACGGTACGGTATGGAGATGGGAGCGCTTCTGGACCATCACCGGATTGTTATCCCTGGTGCTGGCCTTTATGAACCTGTTACCCATTCCTGCATTGGATGGTGGACACGTACTGTTCACATTGGTTGAGATGATCAAGGGCAAGCCGTTGAGTGAACGTTTCCTTGAAAGAGCCCAGGTCTTCGGTGCGGTTGTTCTTCTGACTCTGATGGTGCTGATCATTGGGAATGATGTTTGGCGCCTGGTTTTCGACTAA